GATTAAAGGCATCTTCCACATGTGATAGAACCGTACACCgatgttctttctcttttaatgaataaaaaataaaataaagatattattCTGTTGAAACTACAATGAGATGTCCTGAATAAATGCACTGCTTTTATGTATGCCTGTTACTTGAGTTTTGTCGTTttcaattatattattattatttagagtTCAGCAGctcccaaaaatgttttgaaccCAGGGTCAAGCAATTTCTTGCATGAGTCTGGTCCACTGTGTCAATGTAAATAACTAGATACATATTACATTCAACAGTTTACAACCTGAAAAGAACTTGAAAAACAATCTACTGTATGTGccatacatttataaatatttattcacATTCCATCATGCATAGTTTGTCAGCAGCAATGTTAACTCAAATCAATATTACCgctaaaataaatgtcttgGTTACAGctaaaactcaaacatacacatttaaGTTAAAACATGAATAGCTTATAGTGCAATATTATGCTGTTTCACACTGTATTGCAGCATCACATGTATGTAAAATACACAGTATGGAATCACAAAGCATTCAGATAGTGTAACCCTGATAAGGCACTtgtttacagtatatactatGTTGGACTCCTAACACTGAGTCCTTGGCCGTTTTCTACAGCTTCTGAGGTTGGGCTTTCACTGCTCCGTACTGAGTCCAGCTCCAGTCCTGATCCTGGAGAGAGAATCAAGATGTTAATACCATACTACTAAACATAGCGTTCTCCATCTACCATCTACTgaaaattttcatgccattctCCCATCTCAAAACTTAAATCTTGACAATGAATAGGTGAAACTATAAATACTGAACACAAATCTATGGTAATAACCTACGTACAAACAGTGAACATGTATGTGGTAACTAATAATATTTTGTTCAGTTGAAAATAGTCAACAGTAAGATGCTTTCAGGgatgtgtttacatgcatgAACACACTCCCTCACTTCTGTACCCCGTACCATGACATTGTGCTCCATCTCCTGGGTGGCGTCTTGCAACAGAGAAGTTAGTTGACTTAGATGACGCTGATTCTCATCCAGTAACTGATGAACACTTTcactgaaaaagagacaaaagactCTAAATTCACTGTATTGATGTGTTTTCCAGAGACTACCACCTCTGACCCAATGAATGCCAGGATTGAGCACTAACGAAAAATTATCTTTCAGGGTTCAAGGTCTTCATATTATTGTCTTACAGTCATAGTAATTAAGGAGATTATTATgagtattttttcttcttcttactaAGGCTACGTTTACACAGAAATGATCTGAAGAGAACGtgcaaaaatgactttttatgccGTGTTTAGAGTGTAAGTGTAAGTGTTTTGGAGGGGAAATCTGCATGCATATGGTGACGCTTAATTGTGTGAATGTTGATGTAGTTGGCACGCCAGGCAGCTAGGTTGCAGTGAGAAGCACTGCAACACAACACCACCAAAATCTGCGCGCCTGCGTACAACCTTCCTTCTCCTTCCTTCGCTCCCTAGTAGCGCAAAACCAAAACATGGcaaagcaaacaacaaaagctgacaACTTTGTCTGGACAGACGAGGAAGTGAAGTTGCATTACTGTCTGATAACGACTATAATCGGCCGTGATAATCAACCGTGATTTGCCACAGCACAGCACCCACGGGAGCACTACCAGGCCTTCAGCCTCGCAGCCCTTCAGCCGCTGCTTGAGAGCAAGAGACAGCGGGCAGAGGAGGTGAAGCagaccctctctctctctctctctctctctctctctttctcttcatccacAACGTTGTAGCCTACTCTGGCTCAAATGAATAGCCAACATATGGTCATTGGACTTTAACAACCTTATCCAcattgtcaaaataatttaaatattgagctattgcattgaaaatgttttagataACAGGAGCCTATCATTTCTGTAGCCTATTCCGTCTCACACTGCTGTCTCCAGACTTTTCGTTTTTTCCCCTTTAGATGGGAACACAACGGTGGAGCGTTTTTTAGATGTCAGCTCTGGAGGgtggtttcagttttttttgcatttttaagtcCCCAAAACACAGTTGCCATCTAAACAAAAGGCACATCTGATAAATACATTAAGGTTTTCAGCTGCGAGGGTCCTCCTGTAAACAGGGCATAAGATACTAGACTTTGAAGTGCATGGGGTGACCTCTTGTGGCAGctttttaatttgtacaaaCCCAGCAGCTGGTTTTAGGAGATCATTCAAGTTGTTCTGCACATTTAAACTCATCTCACAGAATGTAGctaatgacaaagaaaacagcCGCATTATGTTATAGTTGGGCGATTCCTTTGAACACTGTTTGTTTTAGATACAATTAAAACATATATTGAGCTCTGTAAAACTTGTGACTTATCCAGATCTTACCTGTCAGTGGATTGTTGCATAAGTGATTGGGATGGAGAATTGCTCTGGGCCTGAAGACACAACCACACCATATTAGGTACAGTATTCCAGAGCTCCAAGCTACTAAAACATCACTAACAGCTAACAATATTTTCTGTAGTGCTTCTTGTtttacactcacacatgcaaTCTTGAGGAGGTACCAGaactctttctgtctcttcattTGCATCTGCATCACTGCAGCCTCTGCAGTTTTTATGTTCTCTACAGCCCTCTCCAACTTAGGGAACAAATCAACGATGCGTCGCTTACACACCAGAATTGTACTACAGCAAACAAAAGGTGAGTTTAACcataaaagaaacacagagaactGTAAATAATACCTCAGTTACAGTATACTGAATTTAGCCATAgttgcatttatgtgtgtgtgtatctgtttagATTACACTTCTGGTTAAATTACCTAAGGTGAGTGTACAAGTCTTTCAGCACTCTGTCCTGGTTCTGAACTGTTTGGAGTATCATCTTCACCATGTCCGAGCTGTCACTGTAGCCATGTGGCGGGTCAGCACCTGTATAAACACATACCACTATGACCATCCATGTACTACTATCATCTGACACAGTCACGTAAACACATAATACATACCACCCGGCTACTCACATTAACAGCATTGCTGAGGAATTAATTAAACAGAGGTGGCCCCTGTGACACATTTGTTCAGTGAATAAATCTGCACATTGGCCAGCCATTAAATTTGTTTGTTATACAACTGAATTGTATCCATAGCAACAAGGATTATCAGATTCCACTGTAGTCTATGATCAACAACAGAAAGCAGTAGCCGCTATAACTCACATTTACCATGATTTGTACTAACTTTTGCATTTAGCTTTCAGTTGCTTGAAGAGGTCAATAGCCTTTTCCTCActgaaaaaaattgcaaaaacagtGAGAGTTAACTTTTGCATAACGCAGCTATATTTTAATGATAGactcacattttttaaagtctgtCTCAAAACAATTAGTCAGGTCATTAATTCCTTCTTTCCGTATTGGCCATTAAAAGATTGTTTCTCATCGACTTGAAGTGATGGGGGCCAAAATCCATTGCCCTCATTTTATCTAAAGTTTATCTGAAGTTAATATGAGACTTCACCAAACTACCTTCAAATCAAGCAGATATCTTTCAAAGATGTTTAGTACATTATTATTCCTATTTTGAATATGTGCACATGTTTATTGTGTTGAAACATGTGATTATAGTGTACATTTAACAGAGATACTGACAGCTGTTCCATTACATCTCCCTGTCTCCTCGCAAATGGACTCCTCTGCAACTCCACGATCTCGGAATGTAGAGCCACTATCTCTTCATCCAGGTACCCCACATCTGCAACCTACGGCACAAAACACCCTTAGCACGTGgtgtttttaaatcacgcaAGTAAGATACAACTGCAAGTAAGTAACAACATTCCTACCTTTGTAAACCCATCGGCTTTATCTTCATTTTCCTGCCaggttttcaacattttttctgaagctgcagaaaaacacacaacagcagaTAACCTAAAGCATTTGTAACTGCTTTAAATGATGCATCACATCAGGAGATAAACACTCACTCACAGATGCCAATGTGCCTCTGCTTGGTGTAATGCTCAAGGTCGTGCTGGATGCTGGTCTTAAAAAAAGCCAGTTTGGCTCGGAGCTGCTGCGACTGGGAGAACAGCAGGTTCTTGTACCGTGTTAGGTTGGTGTTGTAGCGCAGAAGGCTCAGcctacacatgcacaaatataaGGTAAGGATGTTTCAGtgtgtaggtgtatgtgtgtgtgcgtgtttgtgcaCTTACATGGCAGCCCTCTGTCCCTGGTACAGGCGAATGTAGTCCTCTTTCAGTCCACAGATGTAGCTCACGGCTTCCCCCCACACCTTTCTCAGTGCAGAGAGTGGGAGCTGTGTCTTAGTCTCCCTGACTGAGACAACACACGATTCCCAAATTAACTTGGACAACAATAAAGTTTTTGGAgggtaaaaacattttttttaaactgctgtaAACTGAGAAGAAACTAACAATCTTGCACGCTGTCGATcacttttatttacacatttttcttttctaatacTTGCATTCTGTCAACATGTTACAAGTCCAAAAGAAAACTTCCAGAGAGCAGCAACAGACTAGAATAACTTTTAGAACATTATTGTACAGCTCAGTATACAGTTATGTATCTCACCTATAAAGTTAACGCTGTCTGGCAGAGGTCTGGCAGTTAGCGGTCCGGAGTACTTGGTCAGGCTCTTATCAAACAGGAAAACTATGGAGCTGTCCCAACCTCGCTGAAAGCAGAGAACAAATATCCCTGTGAATACTAAAGCGTGTGTTAGTGGAGGTTTGCTAACCGGTGAAGTTTAGTCTATGAGGTTTAGATTTGCAGGaacatttttttccagagaAGCTAGACAGACTGGAAGCAAGCAATATTTATGCACTCATTCAGTCTGCAACATATTGTCTGAACTTGTGTACTGTCTTACAAACCAACTTATttcccttatttatttttactccacaaaaaaaaaaaaacacctgaaactaaattttaaagtaattgcatgtttaaaatatgaAGGCAAAAGACTCATTCCAGTTACCAGAAATAATAAGTACAGTGTAATGTAGAACTTAATggaatttcaaaaacaaaaacaatgtttaaaaaaacatgaagataaaaaaagagtagGTCATCTTCTGCATATGTACTTGTGGCTGGGCCCGTTAAGCATGagatagttttgtttgtttgtttatgtgtgtgtcacatacCAATCCCTCTGGCAGACAGTGTGCGGGCAGTCTGCGTGGGTCGAGGGAGATTCCCGTCTCCAGAAGCAGCTCTTGACTCAGCGGGGAGATGTGggtctgagtgtgtgtctccAGACGAAGCTGCAGGGAGTGTAAGCTCTCTTCAGCACCCAAAACCAAAGAGTCTAGTTGAGCTGACGTCATGTCCAACACATGAATCACCTGGAGAAATAAAGGCACAAAGCGTTGGGGGTTTGCTTTGTGTCAACTGGGACATATAAAACCACAAATGCACTCAGTAAAATCTGGTTTAGGTGAGTTTAAATACAGCCAAGCTCTCCGTTATCAACCTTCATGTTGAGAATATTCTGTAGAGCTGTGTAGCAATGCGGTTTGTTTGTGTCAGGATCCAGTCCACCACCACGCATTGCAGCGTCCCACAGTAACAACATCTGCAGAAGACACTCGATTGGTTCCCGCAAcggcctacacacacacacacacacacacacacacacacacacacacacacacacacacacacacacacacacacacaagttagaATGTGGGACGCTTAACTGGTAGGtataaaaaaagtgtcttttttttctctacctGCTGAGATTATTGGGATATGGGAGATGTGGGGAGAATCTGACTTCTCCATTCATGTCCTCTACTGCCATGATGTCTTTGAGACCTTTGTTCTTGACTTTACTTGTCCTACAAAAGCAGGCCAAGATGCAACCAGAGATAACTGACATTAATGCCAACAAATTAAAACTAGACCCATAAAATGTTCCAAACTTTCAGGGGAAAAAGATCTGTATAACTGTCTCCCCCTTTATCATACAAATATTTGCAGCTTAATAAAAAGGTTGTAGTCACAATCactacattaataaataaaacataatcaaTTGTATATACGTAaattctttatatttatatttagatttagTCTTTAGTGCtcaaaatcaaatttaatttaacctGGTTTGGTATCTTTATATAGTACTGCATATTAATACTACAATGTAACATTTTGATGGGATTTAAATATACTGCAGAAAATCATTTAGGATCATTAGATCTTCTCATTATATGTGGATATTTTGCAATATAATTTTGATACATTGAGATATTGTATAATGTTCCCCCAAATGTGTGTTGTAATGCCATGTGTACGTCCAGGTTCATCAGAATACAGACAAGAAATGCATTGCGGCTATGTTGACTTACCACTGTACAGGCTGCATGTGATGTAAAAAGGGACGAAAGCCACAAGTGCATTCAAAGATCACTGTCCCAAAGCTCCAGTAGTCCACAGTTACAGTGTAGGGTTTACTCTCAAACAGCTCTGGAGCCtggcacacatacagacagattTATTAAACAAGGCTTGATTGTTAGATCTATTGAAAACCAAACTTGCATGCAGAGATGTACATTACTGATGCAACCACTTACCAGATACTGGAGAGTTCCAACAAAGGATGTGCAGAGACTGCCCTGATCTAGGTCTTTGGCATAACCCAGATCTATGATTTTATGGACGAGCTATAAGAAAACATAGTTTCACAATGAGAGCAAGGCACAGAGAATCTTCATATGAAATTTAACATAACACAGGCTGCATGCATATACAAAAGTAAACAAGTTTACCTTCCCACCAACCTCCTGCAGAACTATGTTCTCTGGCTTTAGGTCTCTGTGAATGATCTTATTTTCATGAAGATATTGGATACCAGCACCTTTGTTTGTAAAGGAAACAATTCCATGTACATTTATGTATGAACATTTCTTTACACtaactttttgtcaaaataaaagctgaggAAAACATTACCGATGTCACTGAGCAGCGAAAGGACTTCACTCTCCTTTAGCCCACAACAGTTTTCTGGTTTATTCAACACCTAAAAAGGAGGTATAAAggttaacagtaaaatgtttgaaaagacATCAAAATGCTGGGAACTTTATAATATACCTGATACCTTGCGGAGGTCTCCTCTTGAGCAGTACTCCATGGCCAACAGAGGTAAGTCATTTAAAGCAATGGAACTCAACTCTTCTGGAACGTCTTTGGCCTGAACAACGTTCACATGGTTGAGCCTAAAACAGAAAGAGAGTCAAACATGAAGCGATGGTCTAGCAAAAAGGAAATGTGCATAGGCTGCTTTGTGAGCACAAGCAGATGATTTACACTCACTTCCTCATAATCTGAATCTCTCTGCCCCAGCGGTCTTTGTTCTTGGAGTTCAGCTCCAAGCGGCAAAGTTTCACCGCAATCTTCTCTCCCAACTCCTGctcaaaacacagacagggaATATAACCAAGCCACAGACATATTTGGGTCTTGGGTTTACGTTCCCTGATGGATGGCAGAACTTACAAGGTGCTGGTACAGGTAGACATGCCCAAAGCCTCCTGTACCAAGTTTCTCCTTCATCTCCCAGGAGCCGCAAAGCTGGCTCTGTTTAAGTGTAGACCGCTCCATTGTGTGAggtctgctggagctgctgggaTACGAAGGGACCACAGCTAAAAAAGTCAATATAGAAAGTTTGTCACTGTAACATTATGTCAACAAGACTGTAGATCTTCATCAAGGCTTCTgcttttaaagcattttaaactatttacaCATCTGCCTCTACATCTGCAGTGCTACTTTTAACAGTTGAATGTTCTTTACAACTTATTCAAGTATTATATTTTCTCTTCATTAGAAACAGCCACTTATAATAGCCTATTAAAGtatattaactttattttacagctgCTTTTAGTATTACTGTATTAGTTaatttatgtattgtttttatattcttgTGGCGCACACATATTTTGTACAGTGACCTAACTTTCCAACGAGGACaatattatttaactttaatcaCTCTCAAATTGTTAGCTGTAGCTGTTAGTTACTAAAAACCACAAATTTTACAATGTCAGGTTCAGTGAACAACAACTTTACTAAAAGCAACATCTCACTCCACAAACATGGTGAATTTACCTGTCCAGGAGGTCAGAGTCGACAGATGAGTTGTTAGCTTAACGTTACTTTGGACGGCTGAACATTGTTGCTTCAGAGTTAGCTAAACGTGTTGTTTACGgttcattttcttattttgtgttcAGCAAGAAGGCTGAGCTTGCGAAATTATACCTTCGCCCTTATCAGTTCATCAAACACGGCTTTAAAGTTTAGGTttatgctgtgtttttgttgtagttttaagTGAAAAGCTGCTCGATATCTACGCAAAATGAAAGTGTAGCTATACTGTGACAGGCAGACGTTGTTTCTGCGCATGCGTGTCTGGTTTAAGAGCAGCTTTCTGCAGGAATACGCCCTCTGTTGGGGAATTCCTATCAGATCCACAACCAAAGAAGCTGACAAAGTGTAGGTGTAAACCGTAGACTGTTAATATATAGTCGATGGTCTAAACTGATGGATTTAATGTCAACAGGGGTGTTACATAAACCCACTCAATTTTCCCCTTGGTTGACAATAAAATCAATGGATCTGTAACGGAACAATATTTCtaaaactttgacaaaacaagTGTTCACTAGATGGTGCCATACACTCTTGGCTTTAGTCATTATTAGAAGCTCATCACagcaaaaaatagttttgttcCCATGCACTATATCAGTTCCATATTAGTTCTATGTTAAAAAGTGGCAAATGCAGTATGAGTATGATGGTTATTTTTCAATCTTAAATAGCAATGACATGTTTATTTGTGAGTTTCCTTAAATTTGTAATTGCATATTTAAATCCAGTTTTTCAAGCCAGTTTACTGTTTAGATGTGATCAGAAAGCAGAAAGTTGGCATGCATACAATCTATGCCAGGGGTCCTCACAGTTACTACAGATGGGCTACAAAATTATTGTTGGAATTGATGatattgttttgtcttgttcttttttcaaaaatttaaatatgtctgaaaacattacatttcttacCAGGAATCCAATATATTATTATCAAGGAAAAAGCTGTCTATTTGtaattcaaaaaacatttaacttatAAAACATTGATGACAGGCTCAGGCAATGTGTAGCCACCATGGCAGACATCACAGCTGCCCcattaaaaaaagtgcaaacacaattgaaaaaagtcttCCACAAGACAAATATGACTGTTTTTCTGTACTAACATCAAAGTTTGATCTTCTGTTTGGTAGTCAGGTGTTCCAGGTCGTTCTTAACGGTTAGTCTGTTCTCCAGCTAGACTCCCAAACATTTGTAACATTCAACACATTGGAGCACCTTCTAGTTCCGTGAACAAATCTGTGATTCAAGCCCAACTAATCTTTCACTGAGAATAAGAAAATGGACTGTTACATTGGGATACTGTAAAATAtggctgtttttttcaaattaacaatgtcaataatttattttagattcTGTATTAGGCAGGTTATGGTTCCAGAGGTGTGACTTCATCAGGGAGAAATCCTAATTTCTCAATCTATTAAACAAAATATGAGCTAAGAGTAAACCATGGGAAATGTGCAATAAATCACTAATTATGACAACACAGTCGAAGCAATGAGGCCCTTGTTGCGTCCGCTTTGACCATCTTGAGGGACAGTGCTGTTCTATGAAACCAAATGCTCTGCAACTGCTTTTGTGCTTTTGATGTTTGTTCCCCTCTGTGTGAAACtaagtttgtaaagaaaaacagcttttagATCGTTATTCAATTGAAGAACTATTAACAAAATTTGGTTTTTGCGTAGCCAGTGTTCAACCATTAATGGCATTCATGTTATtacaaatttatttaa
This portion of the Etheostoma cragini isolate CJK2018 chromosome 17, CSU_Ecrag_1.0, whole genome shotgun sequence genome encodes:
- the LOC117960217 gene encoding inhibitor of nuclear factor kappa-B kinase subunit alpha-like isoform X3, with translation MTYLCWPWSTAQEETSARYQVLNKPENCCGLKESEVLSLLSDIGAGIQYLHENKIIHRDLKPENIVLQEVGGKLVHKIIDLGYAKDLDQGSLCTSFVGTLQYLAPELFESKPYTVTVDYWSFGTVIFECTCGFRPFLHHMQPVQWTSKVKNKGLKDIMAVEDMNGEVRFSPHLPYPNNLSRPLREPIECLLQMLLLWDAAMRGGGLDPDTNKPHCYTALQNILNMKVIHVLDMTSAQLDSLVLGAEESLHSLQLRLETHTQTHISPLSQELLLETGISLDPRRLPAHCLPEGLRGWDSSIVFLFDKSLTKYSGPLTARPLPDSVNFIVRETKTQLPLSALRKVWGEAVSYICGLKEDYIRLYQGQRAAMLSLLRYNTNLTRYKNLLFSQSQQLRAKLAFFKTSIQHDLEHYTKQRHIGISSEKMLKTWQENEDKADGFTKVADVGYLDEEIVALHSEIVELQRSPFARRQGDVMEQLEEKAIDLFKQLKAKCKSADPPHGYSDSSDMVKMILQTVQNQDRVLKDLYTHLSTILVCKRRIVDLFPKLERAVENIKTAEAAVMQMQMKRQKEFWYLLKIACAQSNSPSQSLMQQSTDSESVHQLLDENQRHLSQLTSLLQDATQEMEHNVMDQDWSWTQYGAVKAQPQKL
- the LOC117960217 gene encoding inhibitor of nuclear factor kappa-B kinase subunit alpha-like isoform X2 — its product is MERSTLKQSQLCGSWEMKEKLGTGGFGHVYLYQHLELGEKIAVKLCRLELNSKNKDRWGREIQIMRKLNHVNVVQAKDVPEELSSIALNDLPLLAMEYCSRGDLRKVLNKPENCCGLKESEVLSLLSDIGAGIQYLHENKIIHRDLKPENIVLQEVGGKLVHKIIDLGYAKDLDQGSLCTSFVGTLQYLAPELFESKPYTVTVDYWSFGTVIFECTCGFRPFLHHMQPVQWTSKVKNKGLKDIMAVEDMNGEVRFSPHLPYPNNLSRPLREPIECLLQMLLLWDAAMRGGGLDPDTNKPHCYTALQNILNMKVIHVLDMTSAQLDSLVLGAEESLHSLQLRLETHTQTHISPLSQELLLETGISLDPRRLPAHCLPEGLRGWDSSIVFLFDKSLTKYSGPLTARPLPDSVNFIVRETKTQLPLSALRKVWGEAVSYICGLKEDYIRLYQGQRAAMLSLLRYNTNLTRYKNLLFSQSQQLRAKLAFFKTSIQHDLEHYTKQRHIGISSEKMLKTWQENEDKADGFTKVADVGYLDEEIVALHSEIVELQRSPFARRQGDVMEQLEEKAIDLFKQLKAKCKSADPPHGYSDSSDMVKMILQTVQNQDRVLKDLYTHLSTILVCKRRIVDLFPKLERAVENIKTAEAAVMQMQMKRQKEFWYLLKIACAQSNSPSQSLMQQSTDSYIL
- the LOC117960217 gene encoding inhibitor of nuclear factor kappa-B kinase subunit alpha-like isoform X1, encoding MERSTLKQSQLCGSWEMKEKLGTGGFGHVYLYQHLELGEKIAVKLCRLELNSKNKDRWGREIQIMRKLNHVNVVQAKDVPEELSSIALNDLPLLAMEYCSRGDLRKVLNKPENCCGLKESEVLSLLSDIGAGIQYLHENKIIHRDLKPENIVLQEVGGKLVHKIIDLGYAKDLDQGSLCTSFVGTLQYLAPELFESKPYTVTVDYWSFGTVIFECTCGFRPFLHHMQPVQWTSKVKNKGLKDIMAVEDMNGEVRFSPHLPYPNNLSRPLREPIECLLQMLLLWDAAMRGGGLDPDTNKPHCYTALQNILNMKVIHVLDMTSAQLDSLVLGAEESLHSLQLRLETHTQTHISPLSQELLLETGISLDPRRLPAHCLPEGLRGWDSSIVFLFDKSLTKYSGPLTARPLPDSVNFIVRETKTQLPLSALRKVWGEAVSYICGLKEDYIRLYQGQRAAMLSLLRYNTNLTRYKNLLFSQSQQLRAKLAFFKTSIQHDLEHYTKQRHIGISSEKMLKTWQENEDKADGFTKVADVGYLDEEIVALHSEIVELQRSPFARRQGDVMEQLEEKAIDLFKQLKAKCKSADPPHGYSDSSDMVKMILQTVQNQDRVLKDLYTHLSTILVCKRRIVDLFPKLERAVENIKTAEAAVMQMQMKRQKEFWYLLKIACAQSNSPSQSLMQQSTDSESVHQLLDENQRHLSQLTSLLQDATQEMEHNVMDQDWSWTQYGAVKAQPQKL